A region of the Roseiflexus sp. RS-1 genome:
TTTTAGCGAAGGATTGATGGATACGCAGGCGCCGGACTATTCCCATCGTCCACGCTGGCGCACCACCAGTCGGATCCGACGATTCTTCAGCGACGAGGTGCGTCAGGCTGCCGATGCACTGGCGCAGCCGGAGGATCGCGCACCGTTCTACCCGGAAGCGTTCAGCACGTGGGATCCATTGCAGCAGGCGCAGTACCTGGAAATCACCACCTTTCTCTCGCAGTACCTGCTCGCAGCCCAGGGCGATCGGATGCTCATGGCGCACGCCGTCGAGGGGCGCTTCCCCTTCCTCGATCATCGGGTGATCGAGTTTGCCAGCCGACTGCCGTCACGTCTGAAACTGCGCGGTCTGACCGAAAAGTACATTCTGCGCCAGGTCAGCCGTCGCTGGCTCCCGGACGCGATCTGGCAGCGCGCGAAGCAACCGTATCGCGCGCCGATCCACCGGAGTTTCTTCAACGATGCGCGTCCGGGCTATGTCGATCATCTGCTCGCGCCGGAATACATCCAGGCGACGGGTCTGTTCCGCCCCATGGCTGTTGCGCATTTGAGGAAGAAAGCGCTCTCCGGGGTGCGTCTGAGCGAAACCGAGGATATGGCGCTGGTGGGGATTCTCTCGACACACCTGCTGGTTGAGCAGTTCATTCGTGACATGCGTATGCCGCAGCCGCTCTCGGATGCGGATGATGTCAGGGTGTGCATACGAAGCGGCGTGGCAGCAGGAGGAGACCGATGACATTCGGGACACATGTGTTACAGATCGATGCCGCTGCCGAGACGGAGCGCATCATTGCCTGGTTGCAGCGCCACGTCATCAGAACCTTCCACCGTCAGGGGGTTGCGCTGGGGATCAGCGGCGGCATCGACTCATCGGTGGCGCTGGCGCTCTGTGTGCGCGCCTTCGGTCCGCAGCGCGTGGTTGCGTTGATGATGCCGGAGCGCGACTCCGACCCGGAAACGCTGCATCTCTCGGAGATGGTTGCGCGGCACTATGGCGTCGAGCCGATCCTGGAGGATATTACGCCGGTGCTCGAAGGATTTGGATGCTACCGTCGTCGTGATGAGGCGGTGCGTCGCATCTTCCCGGAGTACAACGCTGAACGCGGCTACAAAATGCGCATTGTGCTGCCGCAGAATCTGCTCGATGCCGATACGCTGAACGTCTTCTCGCTCGAAATTGTCACGCCCGATGGCGAAGTCAAAAGCAAACGCTTACCGCCGCGCGAGTATGCGCAGATTGTCGCCGCCTCGAATTTCAAGCAACGCACCCGCATGGCGATGCTGTACTACCACGCCGAGG
Encoded here:
- the nadE gene encoding NAD(+) synthase; amino-acid sequence: MTFGTHVLQIDAAAETERIIAWLQRHVIRTFHRQGVALGISGGIDSSVALALCVRAFGPQRVVALMMPERDSDPETLHLSEMVARHYGVEPILEDITPVLEGFGCYRRRDEAVRRIFPEYNAERGYKMRIVLPQNLLDADTLNVFSLEIVTPDGEVKSKRLPPREYAQIVAASNFKQRTRMAMLYYHAEVRNYAVVGTPNKNEHDQGFFVKYGDGGADLRPIVHLYKTQVYQLARYLEVPEVIQRRPPTSDTYSAPTTQQEFFFRLPFETMDLLWYAQEHNVSPDDAAQALGLTPVQVQRAFNDFARKQRTTAYLRMPVLELRSADQNGEPLKSVEFRRNEGAHT